One genomic region from Solwaraspora sp. WMMD792 encodes:
- a CDS encoding alpha/beta hydrolase, whose amino-acid sequence MFRFLRSWRLSRLALAAVVLLGVSGAAAGSAPAAVSGAAALAGGPHGPKPTVVLVHGAFADASGWTDVARNLHRKGYPVIAPANPLRGVDSDAAYLRSVLDTIDGPIVLVGHSYGGFVMTTAATGDPDVKALVYIAAFAPDAGDTVGGLSGQFPGSRLDPTALDIRPYPGGADGYIKLSVFRSVFAADVPAGTAAIMAATQRPAELATLGQPAGAPAWATIPSWTLVAADDQVIPAAAQRFMAQRAGARVTEVTASHAVLVSRPGPTTTVILAAIKGVS is encoded by the coding sequence ATGTTCAGATTCCTGCGGAGCTGGCGGTTGTCACGCCTGGCTCTGGCGGCAGTCGTACTGCTCGGAGTGAGCGGTGCGGCGGCGGGGAGCGCGCCCGCCGCCGTGAGCGGTGCGGCCGCGTTGGCCGGTGGCCCGCACGGCCCCAAGCCGACCGTCGTGCTCGTGCACGGCGCGTTCGCCGATGCGTCCGGCTGGACCGACGTCGCCCGCAACCTGCACCGCAAGGGCTACCCGGTGATCGCCCCGGCGAACCCGCTGCGCGGCGTCGACTCCGACGCGGCGTACCTGCGCAGTGTGCTGGACACCATCGACGGCCCGATCGTGCTGGTCGGCCACTCGTACGGCGGTTTCGTCATGACCACCGCCGCGACCGGCGACCCGGACGTGAAAGCGCTGGTCTACATCGCGGCGTTCGCCCCGGACGCCGGTGACACCGTCGGCGGCCTGTCCGGCCAGTTCCCCGGCAGCCGGCTCGACCCGACCGCCCTGGACATCCGCCCCTACCCGGGCGGCGCCGACGGCTACATCAAGCTGTCGGTGTTCCGCTCGGTGTTCGCCGCCGACGTACCGGCCGGCACCGCCGCGATCATGGCCGCCACCCAGCGCCCGGCGGAACTGGCCACCCTCGGCCAGCCCGCCGGCGCACCCGCCTGGGCGACGATTCCGTCGTGGACGCTGGTCGCCGCCGACGACCAGGTCATCCCGGCCGCCGCCCAGCGGTTCATGGCCCAGCGGGCCGGTGCCCGCGTCACCGAGGTCACGGCATCGCACGCCGTTCTGGTGTCCAGGCCCGGCCCGACCACCACCGTCATCCTCGCCGCGATCAAGGGAGTGTCCTGA
- a CDS encoding alpha/beta hydrolase, translating into MPYVTTVDGAEIFYKDWGPGTGRPVVLSHGWPLNSDSWQIQALFLAENGFRVIAHDRRGHGRSTQTWDGNEMDTYADDLATLIDTLDLRDVTLVGFSTGGGEVARYVGRHGTGRVAQVVLVSAVPPMMLRTPDNPGGVPVEVFDGIRSGSLADRSQTYRDLADGPFFGNNRPGAAVSQGIRDAFWLQSMASGHRNAYECIAAFSATDFRPDLDAIDVPTLVIHGDDDQVVPFAVGGQASAARVKNARLLVYPGAPHGITDTHPEQLGRDLLDFLTSIS; encoded by the coding sequence ATGCCGTACGTGACCACCGTCGACGGTGCCGAGATCTTCTACAAGGACTGGGGACCCGGCACGGGCCGCCCGGTGGTGCTCAGCCACGGCTGGCCGCTCAACTCCGACAGCTGGCAGATCCAGGCGCTGTTCCTGGCGGAGAACGGGTTCCGGGTGATCGCCCACGACCGGCGCGGCCACGGCAGGTCGACCCAGACGTGGGACGGCAACGAGATGGACACCTACGCCGACGACCTGGCCACTCTGATCGACACCCTGGACCTGCGGGACGTCACCCTGGTCGGCTTCTCCACCGGCGGCGGCGAGGTGGCCCGGTACGTGGGCCGGCACGGCACCGGCCGGGTCGCCCAGGTCGTCCTCGTCTCGGCGGTGCCGCCGATGATGCTGCGTACGCCGGACAACCCGGGCGGCGTACCGGTCGAGGTGTTCGACGGCATCCGGTCCGGGTCGCTGGCCGACCGCTCGCAGACCTACCGGGACCTGGCCGACGGGCCGTTCTTCGGCAACAACCGGCCCGGCGCGGCCGTGTCGCAGGGCATCCGCGACGCGTTCTGGCTGCAGAGCATGGCCTCCGGGCACCGCAACGCGTACGAGTGCATCGCCGCGTTCTCGGCCACCGACTTCCGGCCCGACCTGGACGCGATCGACGTACCCACGTTGGTCATCCACGGCGACGACGACCAGGTGGTCCCGTTCGCGGTGGGTGGGCAGGCATCGGCGGCCAGGGTCAAAAACGCCCGGCTGCTCGTTTACCCCGGTGCGCCGCACGGCATCACCGACACCCATCCCGAGCAGCTCGGCCGGGACCTGCTCGACTTCCTGACCTCGATCTCCTGA
- a CDS encoding alpha/beta hydrolase gives MAPDTIVLIHGFWVTPRSWEHWISHYEAKGFRVLAPAYPGYEVEVEALNADPTPILQSTVPQIIAHYEAIIGELAKPPIIIGHSAGGAFTQILLDHGFGAAGVAMNSAPTEGVRVVPLSQVKSTFPVLKSPANRHKAVPLSFEQWQYAFTNTFTEEEGRALWQRYAIPASGGILWGSVLANFQPGHQDTWVDYHNDNRAPLLFVSGSEDHIMPPAIQASNAKHYKSNTITERIEYEGYAHLLPAQKGWEAIADEVLDWALRHAR, from the coding sequence ATGGCACCCGACACCATCGTGCTGATCCACGGATTCTGGGTCACCCCGCGCAGCTGGGAACACTGGATCAGCCACTACGAGGCCAAGGGCTTCCGGGTCCTGGCCCCCGCCTACCCCGGGTACGAGGTGGAGGTGGAGGCGCTCAACGCCGACCCGACCCCGATCCTGCAGTCCACCGTGCCGCAGATCATCGCCCACTACGAGGCGATCATCGGCGAGCTGGCGAAGCCGCCGATCATCATCGGCCACTCGGCCGGCGGCGCGTTCACCCAGATCCTGCTCGACCACGGCTTCGGCGCGGCGGGGGTGGCGATGAACTCGGCACCGACCGAAGGTGTCCGGGTGGTGCCGCTGTCGCAGGTGAAGTCGACGTTCCCGGTGCTGAAGAGCCCGGCGAACCGGCACAAGGCGGTGCCGTTGAGCTTCGAGCAGTGGCAGTACGCCTTCACCAACACGTTCACCGAGGAGGAGGGCCGGGCGCTGTGGCAGCGGTACGCCATCCCGGCCAGCGGCGGCATCCTCTGGGGCAGCGTGCTGGCGAACTTCCAGCCCGGTCACCAGGACACCTGGGTCGACTACCACAACGACAACCGGGCGCCGCTGCTGTTCGTCTCCGGCAGCGAGGACCACATCATGCCGCCGGCGATCCAGGCGTCCAACGCCAAGCACTACAAGTCGAACACCATCACCGAGCGGATCGAGTACGAGGGCTACGCCCATCTGCTGCCGGCCCAGAAGGGCTGGGAGGCCATCGCCGACGAGGTCCTCGACTGGGCGCTGCGGCACGCCCGGTGA
- a CDS encoding MBL fold metallo-hydrolase: MSDVRITHIGGPTTLIEVAGWRILTDPTFDDPGRTYRFGWGTASRKLAGPAVPAQTLGHIDVVLLTHDHHADNLDDAGRALLPSADRIVTTTAGSRRLGAAALGRAAVVGSASVVSTGSVIGLAPWGGTELTAPGRPTIEVTATPCRHGPPLSRPVAGEVTGFALRWPGQRYGVLWITGDTVLYPGVRQVADRLSVGTMVLHLGAVRFGLTGPLRYTMTAADGVELCTLVQANTVVPVHYEGWGHFTEGRAAVEAAFTAAPEPVRRSLHWLTPGVATPLSV; the protein is encoded by the coding sequence GTGAGCGATGTCCGGATTACCCACATCGGCGGTCCCACCACGCTGATCGAGGTGGCCGGTTGGCGGATCCTCACCGATCCGACGTTCGACGACCCCGGCCGGACCTACCGGTTCGGCTGGGGGACGGCGTCACGCAAACTGGCCGGCCCGGCGGTGCCGGCGCAGACGCTGGGCCACATCGACGTGGTCCTGTTGACCCACGACCACCACGCCGACAACCTCGACGACGCCGGCCGGGCGCTGCTGCCGTCGGCCGACCGGATCGTCACCACGACGGCCGGCAGCCGCCGCCTCGGCGCTGCCGCCCTCGGGCGCGCGGCGGTGGTCGGCTCCGCGTCGGTGGTCAGTACCGGCTCGGTTATCGGGCTGGCGCCGTGGGGTGGCACCGAGTTGACTGCGCCGGGCCGCCCGACGATCGAGGTGACCGCGACGCCGTGTCGGCACGGGCCGCCGCTGAGCCGCCCGGTCGCGGGTGAGGTGACCGGGTTCGCGCTGCGCTGGCCTGGTCAGCGGTACGGCGTACTGTGGATCACCGGGGACACGGTCCTCTACCCCGGGGTACGGCAGGTGGCCGACCGACTCTCCGTCGGCACGATGGTGCTGCATCTGGGGGCGGTGCGGTTCGGTCTGACCGGGCCGCTGCGGTACACGATGACCGCCGCCGACGGTGTCGAGCTGTGCACCCTGGTCCAGGCCAACACGGTGGTGCCGGTGCACTACGAAGGCTGGGGCCACTTCACCGAGGGCCGCGCGGCGGTCGAGGCCGCGTTCACCGCCGCCCCGGAGCCGGTACGGCGCAGCCTGCACTGGCTCACCCCCGGCGTGGCCACACCCCTGTCGGTCTGA
- a CDS encoding TauD/TfdA family dioxygenase, whose protein sequence is MASAPALTPVTAPCAWRGDQLSATREWIHHLNDAQIDELEQVGRRFVADDPDLRTVTAAEYPLPVTAGAITEFGRAMDTGRGFVLVRGLRMDRYDDALAAAIFYLMGLHLGVPMRQNELGDLVDHVLATSDKTLQDRSALPSRVRDRLPFHSDSSDVVALMCLRPAKEGGASSLVSGATLFNEVLRRRPDLAPLLLEPWYFDWRRQDPDAPADWYTSPIVSWTEGVFSMYAGSGMIKAAQDYPDVPPLTPKQLEVLTLLDDISQEPGVALDMDFQPGDIQWLLNYAALHSRTEFVDHPEPGRQRHLLRLWLKRETNRPLVPNFGRHVVMDRTETRDDATSSGSGHFTIAKAAVPRRDWGV, encoded by the coding sequence ATGGCCTCTGCGCCCGCACTCACCCCAGTCACCGCACCCTGCGCCTGGCGGGGCGACCAGCTCTCCGCCACCCGAGAGTGGATCCACCACCTGAACGACGCACAGATCGACGAACTTGAGCAGGTTGGTCGGCGATTCGTGGCCGACGACCCGGACCTGCGCACCGTCACCGCCGCCGAATACCCGCTCCCGGTCACCGCCGGGGCGATCACCGAGTTCGGCCGGGCGATGGACACCGGCCGGGGCTTCGTCCTGGTACGAGGTCTACGAATGGACCGCTACGACGACGCTCTCGCCGCAGCGATCTTCTACCTGATGGGTCTGCATCTCGGCGTACCGATGCGGCAGAACGAACTCGGCGACCTCGTCGATCACGTGCTCGCCACCTCCGACAAGACCCTGCAGGACCGCAGCGCCCTACCGTCGCGCGTCCGGGACCGGCTGCCCTTCCACTCCGACAGCTCCGACGTGGTCGCCCTGATGTGCCTGCGCCCCGCGAAGGAAGGCGGCGCGAGCAGCCTGGTCAGCGGAGCCACCCTGTTCAACGAGGTGCTGCGTCGGCGCCCCGACCTGGCCCCACTGCTGCTGGAGCCGTGGTACTTCGACTGGCGTCGGCAGGACCCGGACGCGCCAGCCGACTGGTACACCTCGCCGATCGTCAGCTGGACCGAGGGCGTGTTCAGCATGTACGCGGGCAGCGGCATGATCAAGGCTGCCCAGGACTATCCGGATGTGCCGCCGTTGACCCCGAAGCAGCTTGAGGTGCTGACCCTGCTCGACGACATCAGCCAGGAGCCCGGCGTGGCCCTGGACATGGACTTCCAACCCGGTGACATCCAGTGGCTGCTGAACTATGCCGCGCTGCACTCGCGGACGGAGTTCGTCGACCACCCCGAGCCGGGGCGGCAACGCCACCTGCTCCGGCTGTGGCTCAAGCGGGAGACCAACCGCCCACTCGTGCCGAACTTCGGACGGCACGTGGTGATGGACCGTACCGAGACCCGGGACGACGCGACGTCGAGCGGGTCGGGACACTTCACGATCGCCAAGGCGGCGGTGCCCCGGCGAGACTGGGGCGTCTGA
- a CDS encoding ABC transporter substrate-binding protein, with amino-acid sequence MSTRRLGAVAVSAALLLVSACGGSDESADAAGGDTKVSVTSFGCEIWNTWAIDKGIYAEHGLEVELVRAGGGSAAVAAVLSGAADFGYVNGYTAINAYNTGFPIQMVSGANVNALPPAEPAQGVFVGNDSPIESPADLVGKKIAVNEINGINQIVTSNWLKANGVEPDSVSFVALPFSEQIPAVLNGRVDAAQLGYSLLGDNNDTVRSLADPFASIEKTYIATYVSSKDFVANSDAAERFHEALTETMQQLEDPANTDESFRLLSECQKVPAETLAAQPQNKLEPAVDMAALEQMAQQMVELKLMPETPDLGALVADFAKS; translated from the coding sequence ATGAGCACACGACGTCTGGGCGCGGTGGCGGTCTCCGCCGCGCTGCTCCTCGTGAGCGCCTGCGGTGGAAGCGACGAGTCCGCCGACGCCGCCGGTGGCGACACCAAGGTTTCCGTCACCAGTTTCGGCTGCGAGATCTGGAACACCTGGGCGATCGACAAGGGCATCTACGCCGAGCACGGACTGGAAGTCGAACTGGTCCGGGCCGGCGGCGGGTCGGCGGCGGTGGCCGCCGTGCTCTCCGGAGCCGCCGATTTCGGTTACGTCAACGGCTACACGGCGATCAACGCCTACAACACCGGTTTCCCGATCCAGATGGTCTCCGGTGCGAACGTCAACGCACTGCCGCCGGCCGAGCCCGCGCAGGGCGTCTTCGTCGGCAACGACTCACCGATCGAGTCGCCGGCCGATCTTGTCGGCAAGAAGATCGCCGTCAACGAGATCAACGGCATCAACCAGATCGTGACCTCGAACTGGCTGAAGGCCAACGGGGTGGAGCCGGACAGCGTCAGCTTCGTGGCGCTGCCGTTCTCCGAGCAGATCCCGGCCGTGCTCAACGGCCGGGTGGACGCGGCGCAGCTGGGCTACTCGCTGCTGGGCGACAACAACGACACCGTACGGAGCCTCGCCGACCCGTTCGCCAGCATCGAGAAGACCTACATCGCCACGTACGTGTCCTCGAAGGACTTCGTGGCCAACAGCGACGCAGCCGAGCGCTTCCACGAAGCCCTGACCGAGACCATGCAGCAGCTTGAGGACCCGGCGAACACCGACGAGTCGTTCCGGTTGCTGTCGGAGTGCCAGAAGGTGCCGGCGGAGACCCTTGCCGCGCAACCACAGAACAAGCTGGAGCCGGCGGTCGACATGGCCGCGTTGGAGCAGATGGCCCAGCAGATGGTCGAACTCAAGCTGATGCCGGAGACGCCCGACCTCGGGGCACTCGTCGCCGACTTCGCCAAGTCCTGA
- a CDS encoding ABC transporter permease produces the protein MAPGVGVTQTVESTVRPSPPSGGPAPARRRRPVPDWVIGLAGAATMLVLWDLVVRSGAVSPDSLPYPGTTMLRAGELLVDLTFLTEVAHTLWAWLIAMAAASAVGIPLGLTLGYFSALNRPASSVVHAGRSIPSSAFLPIAILLFGLGTQMKVSLAIYAIFWPILLNAMYGVRDTEPLMLATGRSMGWGRLRLLRRVVLPSAAPSIATGLRVASSTALIVVLSAELLGATSGVGNVITTYQQAQRPDFVYAGILLVGVLGMLLYYGFNLAERLIVPWGQAQREGGK, from the coding sequence ATGGCGCCTGGCGTCGGTGTGACCCAGACAGTCGAGTCGACGGTCCGTCCCTCGCCACCCTCCGGCGGGCCGGCCCCGGCCCGCCGGAGGCGCCCCGTACCCGATTGGGTCATCGGGCTGGCGGGCGCGGCGACGATGCTCGTGCTGTGGGACCTGGTGGTCCGCAGCGGTGCGGTGTCCCCGGACTCCCTGCCGTACCCCGGCACCACGATGCTGCGGGCCGGTGAGCTCCTCGTCGACCTCACCTTCCTGACGGAGGTGGCGCACACCCTGTGGGCCTGGCTGATCGCGATGGCCGCCGCCAGCGCCGTCGGGATCCCGTTGGGTCTGACACTCGGCTACTTCTCCGCGCTGAACCGGCCCGCGTCCTCGGTCGTCCACGCCGGCCGGTCGATCCCCTCCTCAGCGTTCCTCCCGATCGCCATCCTGCTGTTCGGGCTGGGCACGCAGATGAAGGTGTCGCTGGCGATCTACGCGATCTTCTGGCCGATCCTGCTGAACGCCATGTACGGCGTCCGCGACACCGAACCCCTGATGCTGGCCACCGGGCGGAGCATGGGCTGGGGACGGCTGCGGCTGCTGCGCCGGGTGGTGCTGCCGTCGGCAGCCCCGTCCATCGCCACCGGCCTGCGGGTCGCCAGCTCGACGGCGCTGATCGTGGTGCTCTCGGCCGAGCTGCTCGGTGCCACCAGCGGCGTGGGAAACGTGATCACCACGTACCAGCAGGCGCAACGCCCGGACTTCGTCTACGCGGGGATTCTCCTCGTGGGGGTGCTCGGAATGCTGCTCTATTACGGCTTCAACCTGGCCGAACGCCTCATCGTGCCGTGGGGCCAGGCGCAACGGGAGGGCGGAAAATGA
- a CDS encoding ABC transporter permease: MSTNDATRSSLVGSALAVGRGVQSLWLLALLLVVWEIAARLAGSLFIPPVSQIFVAFVDTWLSASPTSLFLSEQFRTDVLPSLARLGLGYGTAAAIGICAGILIGVWRPAGAFFNPLIRLGMSVPVTALLPIAIVVFGITSGMNVFLIGLGCLWPILINTYDGVRGLDRTAVTAAKSLRLTRRRYFLQVLLPGASPAIFAGLRISIGIALVLMVVSELYAATAGLGFYIVNQQRLFRFPELWSAIVLLALLGILFNAVFALVERLLLGWHRNVRPDGAERH; the protein is encoded by the coding sequence ATGAGCACCAACGACGCGACGCGGTCGAGCCTGGTCGGCTCGGCGCTGGCGGTGGGGCGTGGCGTGCAGTCACTGTGGCTGCTCGCCCTGCTCCTGGTCGTCTGGGAGATCGCCGCCCGACTCGCCGGCTCCCTGTTCATCCCACCGGTGTCGCAGATCTTCGTCGCCTTCGTCGACACCTGGCTCTCCGCCTCGCCTACCTCACTTTTCCTCAGCGAACAGTTCCGGACCGACGTGCTGCCCAGCCTGGCGCGACTCGGCCTCGGCTACGGCACAGCCGCCGCGATCGGCATCTGCGCCGGCATCCTGATCGGCGTGTGGCGGCCCGCCGGCGCGTTCTTCAACCCGCTGATCCGGTTGGGCATGTCGGTGCCGGTGACCGCGCTGCTGCCCATCGCGATCGTGGTCTTCGGCATCACCAGCGGGATGAACGTCTTCCTGATCGGGCTCGGCTGCCTGTGGCCGATCCTGATCAACACCTACGACGGGGTACGCGGACTGGACCGCACCGCGGTCACCGCCGCGAAGAGCCTGCGATTGACCCGGCGTCGCTACTTCCTCCAGGTGCTGCTGCCCGGCGCCAGCCCGGCGATCTTCGCCGGTCTGCGGATCAGCATCGGCATCGCGCTGGTCCTCATGGTGGTCTCCGAACTCTACGCCGCGACCGCCGGGCTCGGCTTCTACATCGTCAACCAGCAGCGGCTGTTCCGGTTCCCGGAGCTGTGGTCGGCGATCGTGCTCCTGGCGTTGTTGGGAATCCTCTTCAACGCCGTCTTCGCCCTGGTCGAGCGCCTGCTGCTCGGCTGGCACCGCAACGTGCGCCCGGACGGCGCGGAACGCCACTGA
- a CDS encoding ABC transporter ATP-binding protein, with the protein MEPVTIPHHQQDPGSATPVLDVREVGKSYPSRKGDVLAVRSIEFAVHAGQFVSVVGPSGCGKTTLMMCIAGLLPISTGEVVFRGETMSGPQDGVAVVFQDYSRSLFPWLTVEKNVALPLRDRRLPRAEIRDRVRQSLEMVGLAHAAGLYPWQLSGGMQQRVAIARGLAVRPEMLIMDEPFASVDAQTRASLEDLLLKIWAETGTTVLFVTHDIDEAVYLSDRVIVLSQGPSTVVADLPVPLDRPRDQIATKQTATFGELREEVYSLVMSSQRRTSLSAEPT; encoded by the coding sequence ATGGAACCGGTGACGATCCCGCACCACCAGCAGGACCCGGGCAGCGCGACACCCGTGCTCGACGTCCGCGAGGTGGGCAAGTCCTACCCCTCGCGCAAGGGGGACGTGCTCGCCGTACGCAGCATCGAGTTCGCGGTACACGCCGGCCAGTTCGTCTCGGTCGTCGGCCCGTCCGGCTGCGGCAAGACGACACTCATGATGTGCATCGCCGGGCTCCTGCCCATCTCCACCGGGGAGGTCGTCTTCCGGGGCGAGACCATGTCGGGTCCCCAGGACGGCGTCGCGGTCGTCTTCCAGGACTACAGCCGGTCGCTGTTCCCCTGGTTGACGGTCGAGAAGAACGTCGCGCTTCCGCTGCGGGACCGGCGGCTGCCCCGTGCCGAGATCCGCGATCGGGTACGGCAGTCGCTGGAGATGGTGGGTCTGGCCCACGCCGCCGGCCTGTATCCGTGGCAGCTCTCCGGCGGCATGCAACAGCGGGTCGCGATCGCGCGCGGACTCGCCGTACGCCCCGAGATGCTGATCATGGACGAGCCGTTCGCCTCGGTGGACGCCCAGACCCGGGCGAGCCTGGAGGATCTGCTGCTCAAGATCTGGGCGGAGACGGGGACGACGGTGCTGTTCGTGACCCACGACATCGACGAGGCCGTGTACCTGTCCGACCGGGTGATCGTCCTGTCGCAGGGGCCGTCCACCGTCGTCGCCGACCTGCCGGTCCCACTCGACCGGCCCCGCGACCAGATCGCCACCAAACAGACGGCGACCTTCGGCGAGCTTCGGGAAGAGGTCTACTCGCTCGTCATGTCCTCCCAGCGGCGCACCTCCCTGTCGGCCGAACCGACCTGA
- a CDS encoding response regulator transcription factor, translated as MRIVVAEDAALLREGLVRNLERAGHEVVAAVADAHALLTYAGNCRPDLVVTDIRMPPTHIDEGLRAAATIRVAQPDIAIMLLSAYVADAYVGELFDPTPGGGIGYLLKDRVGHVRDFLDSIDRVAAGGTVVDAEVVRQLVRLRRADGPLANLTERKREVLALMAEGHTNRAIAGKLFVSETAVRKHIGNIFAKLPLDPHSDRRVSAVLTYLRGSPST; from the coding sequence CTGCGGATCGTGGTCGCCGAGGACGCGGCCCTGCTCCGGGAAGGGCTGGTGCGGAACCTCGAACGCGCCGGCCACGAAGTCGTAGCGGCCGTCGCCGACGCGCATGCTCTGCTTACGTACGCCGGAAACTGCCGCCCTGACCTTGTCGTCACCGACATCCGCATGCCACCCACCCACATCGACGAGGGACTGCGCGCGGCGGCGACGATCCGGGTCGCTCAACCCGACATCGCGATCATGTTGCTGTCGGCCTACGTCGCCGATGCCTACGTCGGTGAGCTGTTCGACCCAACCCCCGGCGGGGGGATCGGCTACCTGCTCAAGGACCGGGTCGGCCACGTACGCGACTTCCTGGACAGCATCGACCGGGTCGCCGCAGGCGGCACGGTCGTCGACGCCGAGGTCGTCCGCCAACTCGTCAGACTGCGGCGGGCCGACGGCCCGCTCGCCAACCTCACCGAACGCAAACGCGAAGTGCTCGCGCTCATGGCCGAAGGCCACACCAACCGCGCGATCGCCGGCAAACTGTTCGTCAGCGAGACAGCGGTACGCAAGCACATCGGCAACATCTTCGCAAAGCTCCCGCTCGACCCGCACTCGGACCGCCGGGTCTCCGCCGTCCTCACCTACCTGCGCGGCTCACCGAGCACGTGA
- a CDS encoding ImmA/IrrE family metallo-endopeptidase has product MRRGFKTEAERLADRTRGELGLSPHAHMPIRKLAAHLDIEVCPADHLVDRADLEELDELQPGAFSAATFHLSGGRTVIVCNPLSDTGRTNSDIAHEIAHVLLNHEIREIQQLAGHTFFTCNPEQEDEANWLAGCLLLPRPLLLREAYADSTPELIAKNHDVSVPMARYRLNASGVLLQVKRSRVSRAAR; this is encoded by the coding sequence ATGCGACGAGGTTTCAAGACCGAGGCCGAACGACTGGCTGACCGCACCCGGGGCGAGCTCGGGCTTTCGCCGCACGCCCACATGCCGATCCGAAAACTCGCGGCACATCTAGACATCGAGGTCTGTCCCGCCGACCACCTCGTCGACCGGGCGGACCTCGAAGAACTCGACGAGCTACAGCCGGGCGCGTTCTCGGCGGCGACATTCCACCTGTCCGGCGGCCGGACCGTCATCGTCTGCAATCCACTCAGCGACACCGGACGGACCAACAGCGACATCGCGCACGAGATCGCACATGTGCTCCTCAATCATGAAATCCGGGAGATCCAACAACTCGCCGGTCACACCTTCTTCACCTGCAACCCCGAACAGGAAGACGAGGCGAACTGGCTCGCCGGCTGCCTCCTTCTACCCAGGCCGCTACTACTCCGAGAGGCGTACGCCGACTCCACTCCTGAACTCATCGCCAAAAACCATGACGTAAGCGTTCCTATGGCCAGATATCGTCTGAATGCAAGCGGCGTCCTCCTGCAAGTCAAACGCTCGCGCGTCAGTCGAGCCGCGCGGTAG
- a CDS encoding AAA family ATPase: MRESTREGRQPAPKTVFGGTMRQGLHGSALRRLPDGSAPGVADARLLPNDDFAAAWSAIVLPDGMKQRLLRTAVAEAHLRAAVPFDALPLHGVILLTGKPGVGKTTVARGLADRVARTVPNATEWLFVEVDPHSLASSSLGRSQRAVEQLFGTLLDEHAAAGPMVVLLDEVETLFTDRAALSMDANPVDVHRAVDAALVGLDRLARRHPQMLIVATTNFSDALDPALASRADWIVEVPPPDPAARRLILEHTIAAVAAAFPGAGSLLEPALLDAAAEAADGLDGRRLRKAVATACAYRQEAQGDPDRVTGGDLLAVLREKGGQR, encoded by the coding sequence ATGCGCGAGTCGACGCGGGAGGGGCGTCAACCTGCGCCCAAGACAGTCTTTGGGGGAACTATGAGGCAAGGTCTTCACGGGTCTGCGCTTCGGCGACTGCCAGATGGCTCGGCACCAGGGGTAGCCGACGCGCGACTGTTGCCGAACGACGACTTCGCTGCCGCGTGGTCGGCGATCGTGCTGCCGGATGGGATGAAGCAGCGGTTGCTGCGGACGGCGGTCGCCGAAGCACACCTGCGTGCGGCAGTACCGTTTGACGCGTTGCCGTTGCACGGGGTCATCCTGCTGACCGGCAAACCGGGTGTCGGTAAGACCACCGTGGCGCGGGGACTGGCTGACCGAGTGGCCCGCACCGTCCCGAACGCGACCGAGTGGTTGTTCGTGGAGGTCGATCCGCATAGCCTGGCCAGTTCGTCGTTGGGGCGCAGCCAGCGCGCGGTGGAGCAGTTGTTCGGCACCCTGCTGGACGAGCACGCCGCCGCCGGCCCAATGGTCGTGTTGCTCGACGAGGTCGAGACGCTGTTCACCGACCGGGCGGCGCTGTCGATGGATGCAAATCCTGTCGACGTGCACCGGGCGGTAGACGCCGCGCTTGTCGGGCTCGACCGGCTCGCACGTCGCCATCCCCAGATGCTGATCGTCGCAACGACTAACTTCAGCGACGCGCTCGATCCGGCGTTGGCCTCGCGCGCGGACTGGATCGTCGAAGTGCCGCCGCCGGATCCCGCCGCCCGTCGACTGATCCTCGAGCACACCATTGCGGCGGTCGCGGCAGCCTTCCCGGGGGCGGGATCGCTGCTGGAGCCGGCGTTGCTGGACGCGGCGGCCGAGGCGGCGGACGGGCTCGATGGCCGCCGGCTCCGCAAAGCCGTCGCTACCGCCTGCGCCTACCGGCAGGAGGCGCAGGGCGATCCCGACCGGGTCACCGGCGGGGATCTGCTGGCGGTACTGCGCGAAAAGGGCGGTCAACGGTGA